A single window of Scomber scombrus chromosome 12, fScoSco1.1, whole genome shotgun sequence DNA harbors:
- the LOC133991594 gene encoding equilibrative nucleoside transporter 1-like, whose protein sequence is MTAINAPQDKYNAVWIIFFILGLGTLLPWNFFMTATMYFTSRLKDLPTSNQTGNGTAEDRNVLESKFNNVMTLCAMVPLLIFTCLNSFIHQRISQKLRITGSLAVILVVFLLTAVLVKVDIAPLPFFTLTMFKIICINSFGAILQGSLFGLAGILPASYTTPIMSGQGLAGTFAAFSMICALASGSALQDSAFGYFITACVVVLVAIMSYLALPRMEFFQYYIDSNGSRPSADEENKMDLLKKESPAEKRPVMNLMEEEPKPSVSVVNIFKQIWVMALSVCFIFTVTIGTFPAVTVEVKSTVANEGAWDTYFIPVSCFLLFNVMDWAGRSLTAVCMWPNKDSMWLPVLVLLRVIFIPLFMLCNVQPRHYLPVLFHHDAWYIIFMIFFSFTNGYLASLCMCFGPKKVPPHEAETAGAIMAFFLSLGLALGAAVSFAFRAMI, encoded by the exons ATGACAGCCATCAATGCGCCTCAGGACAA ATACAATGCAGTGTggatcatttttttcatcttgggCTTGGGAACCCTCTTACCGTGGAATTTCTTTATGACGGCAACAATG TACTTCACCAGTAGGCTGAAGGACCTGCCCACCTCCAATCAGACGGGTAACGGGACCGCGGAGGATCGTAATGTCCTGGAGTCCAAGTTCAACAACGTGATGACACTCTGCGCCATGGTGCCTCTGCTCATTTTCACGTGCCTCAACTCTTTCATACACCAGAG GATTTCTCAGAAGCTGCGGATCACCGGCAGCCTGGCGGTCATCCTGGTGGTTTTCTTGTTGACTGCCGTGCTCGTCAAGGTGGACATCGCCCCGCTACCCTTCTTCACCCTCACCATGTTCAAAATTATCTGCATCAATT cATTCGGGGCGATTCTTCAGGGAAGTCTGTTCGGGTTGGCGGGGATCCTGCCTGCCTCCTACACCACTCCAATCATGAGCGGACAGGGACTCGCCGGCACCTTCGCTGCTTTCTCCATGATCTGCGCTCTGGCCA gCGGGTCGGCCCTGCAGGACAGTGCTTTTGGTTACTTCATCACAGCCTGTGTTGTTGTTCTCGTGGCCATAATGTCCTACCTCGCTCTGCCTAGGATG GAGTTTTTCCAGTACTATATAGACAGTAATGGGTCCAGACCCTCCGCTGATGAGGAGAACAAAATGGACTTGCtcaaaaaag AAAGTCCAGCAGAGAAGCGGCCGGTGATGAATCTGATGGAGGAAGAACCCAAACCCAGCGTGTCTGTGGTGAACATCTTCAAACAG ATCTGGGTGATGGCTCTGTCAGTGTGCTTCATCTTCACCGTCACCATTGGAACATTCCCGGCCGTGACTGTTGAAGTCAAGTCGACAGTAGCAAATGAAGGCGCCTGGG ATACTTACTTCATCCCTGTGTCATGTTTCCTCCTCTTCAACGTGATGGACTGGGCTGGCAGGAGTCTAACAGCCGTCTGCATGTGG ccCAATAAGGACAGTATGTGGCTTCCTGTCCTGGTGCTCCTGCGTGTCATCTTCATCCCTCTGTTCATGCTGTGTAACGTGCAGCCTCGTCACTACCTCCCTGTGCTGTTCCACCACGACGCGTGGTACATCATCTTCATGatcttcttctccttcaccAACGGATACCTGGCCAGCCTCTGCATGTGTTTTGGACCCAA GAAGGTGCCGCCGCATGAGGCCGAGACGGCGGGGGCCATCATGGCGTTCTTCCTGTCCCTCGGCTTGGCTCTGGGCGCTGCAGTCTCATTTGCTTTCCGGGCCATGATCTAA